Proteins from one Capillibacterium thermochitinicola genomic window:
- a CDS encoding polysaccharide pyruvyl transferase family protein, with translation MKKVALMTWFHYFNYGTSLQVTASVHTIKKLGYQVDVINYIPHAKLVTLKNYKGFNFYYDLIKKKVKNRKERTIIDQEREKAFEKFLVENINLTEKCQTASDLFLLNDKYDAFVCGSDQIWAPNIFNDKYFLSFVENPKKMIAYAPSIGLSKIEDPYIKKQMSENISRFEYLSVREAQGAKIIKEICNKEARVVLDPTMLLSACEWDKLAIGENESKPYILCYFLGTNKDNWSHVYRLSEKINIPLKIIPVFTSDYGRGYEVVNGVGPGEFINLVRNASMICTDSFHGTVFSIIYNKPFYAYERFSSDDDYSQNSRIYNILELLGLQDRLVTNTKILPSDPIICDYTNVNEKLEIEREKSINYLKNALNEATEDKTAIDFKITNTCCGCGVCSIICPTNAIEIKRNGNGFLQSFINQDMCIGCNKCKNVCPFSYNKSIDIDKDKHNLYMLKSLDKRILNTSASGGAGYEISRVLSLEGYDIVGCIYDREKQEAVHKLVKAGDIDSLEVFQGSKYLQSNTKEAFNEVYNNTQKAVIFGTPCQIAGIDLLLKSRNKRKDYFLVDLICHGVPSQNLWNKYLKEGSKRYRYGKTPDVKFRDKSKGWRDKFIKIEGKNKSYVRNENKDLFYRFFLLRLVNMESCYECRFRTSSSADIRIGDYWGPRYLDDKEGVSMVIAMTEAGENLLDKLKTDNRIKLDKNECIEYWTVQYPQNPIKSVFYDDLLEDLKDEKKSLAEIAGYYCSGFELYNKIYKSYSVIRSIIKKGRGKNESK, from the coding sequence ATGAAAAAAGTAGCTTTGATGACATGGTTTCATTATTTTAATTATGGTACCTCTTTACAGGTGACAGCATCTGTTCATACAATTAAAAAGTTAGGCTATCAAGTAGATGTAATTAATTATATACCCCATGCTAAATTAGTTACGTTAAAAAACTATAAAGGCTTTAATTTTTATTATGACTTAATAAAAAAGAAAGTTAAGAATAGAAAAGAAAGAACAATTATTGACCAGGAGAGAGAAAAAGCTTTTGAGAAATTCCTGGTCGAAAATATAAACTTGACTGAGAAGTGCCAAACTGCCTCAGATTTATTTTTGTTAAATGATAAATATGATGCCTTCGTCTGCGGTAGTGATCAAATATGGGCACCTAATATATTTAATGACAAGTATTTTTTGAGTTTTGTAGAGAATCCTAAGAAAATGATTGCTTATGCCCCAAGTATAGGGCTATCTAAAATAGAAGATCCATATATCAAAAAGCAGATGTCTGAGAATATTAGCAGATTTGAGTATCTTTCAGTCCGTGAGGCTCAAGGTGCAAAGATAATAAAAGAAATCTGTAATAAGGAAGCCAGGGTTGTTTTAGATCCCACAATGTTGTTATCTGCATGTGAGTGGGACAAATTAGCTATTGGTGAGAATGAAAGCAAACCATATATATTGTGTTATTTTTTAGGAACCAATAAAGATAATTGGTCCCACGTATATAGGTTGAGTGAAAAAATTAATATCCCATTAAAAATCATACCTGTGTTTACCTCAGATTATGGAAGAGGATATGAAGTAGTAAATGGGGTAGGGCCAGGTGAGTTTATAAACCTGGTTAGAAATGCTTCCATGATTTGTACAGATTCCTTTCATGGTACAGTATTTTCTATTATTTATAATAAACCTTTCTATGCTTATGAAAGATTTTCAAGCGATGATGATTACAGTCAGAATTCCAGGATTTATAATATCCTTGAATTATTAGGATTACAAGATAGATTGGTTACTAATACGAAAATCTTACCATCGGATCCTATAATTTGTGATTATACAAATGTGAATGAAAAGCTGGAAATCGAGAGGGAAAAGTCGATAAATTATTTAAAAAATGCTTTGAATGAAGCCACAGAAGATAAGACTGCCATTGATTTTAAGATTACTAATACTTGTTGTGGATGTGGTGTGTGTTCAATTATTTGCCCAACTAACGCAATAGAAATAAAAAGAAATGGTAATGGATTTTTGCAATCATTTATAAACCAGGATATGTGTATTGGTTGTAATAAATGTAAAAATGTTTGTCCTTTCAGCTATAATAAGTCAATAGATATCGATAAAGATAAACACAATTTATACATGTTAAAATCATTAGATAAAAGAATATTAAATACTTCAGCATCAGGAGGAGCTGGTTATGAGATATCCAGAGTTCTTTCTCTTGAAGGGTATGATATTGTTGGATGCATTTATGATAGGGAAAAACAGGAAGCAGTTCATAAGCTTGTAAAAGCAGGTGATATAGATTCATTAGAGGTATTTCAAGGTTCTAAATATCTACAAAGTAATACAAAGGAAGCATTTAATGAAGTTTATAACAATACCCAAAAGGCTGTTATTTTTGGGACACCATGTCAAATTGCCGGCATTGACCTTTTATTGAAATCCCGAAATAAAAGAAAGGACTATTTTTTAGTAGATTTAATCTGCCACGGAGTCCCAAGCCAAAATCTTTGGAATAAGTATTTAAAAGAAGGTTCTAAACGATATAGATATGGTAAAACACCTGATGTAAAATTCAGGGATAAGTCTAAAGGTTGGAGAGATAAATTTATTAAAATTGAGGGTAAAAATAAGTCCTACGTTAGGAATGAGAATAAAGATTTATTTTATAGATTTTTTCTGTTAAGACTTGTTAATATGGAATCCTGTTATGAATGTAGATTTAGAACAAGTTCTTCAGCGGATATAAGAATTGGGGATTATTGGGGACCAAGGTACTTAGATGATAAAGAGGGGGTATCAATGGTTATAGCCATGACTGAGGCTGGTGAAAATCTGCTCGATAAATTGAAAACAGATAACAGGATTAAGTTAGATAAAAATGAATGTATAGAATACTGGACAGTACAATATCCCCAGAACCCAATTAAATCAGTTTTTTATGATGACCTACTAGAAGATCTAAAAGATGAAAAAAAATCCCTGGCCGAAATTGCGGGTTATTACTGTAGTGGATTTGAATTATATAATAAAATATATAAGTCTTATAGTGTAATTCGATCCATAATCAAAAAGGGTAGAGGTAAAAATGAATCGAAGTGA